The window GATGATCGGCGGCGGCTTCCACGCCTCGTTCTTCACGGTGGCGTGGCCGACCGGCGAATTCGGCGGCATGGGCCTGGAGGGCTATGTCCGCCTCGGCTTCCGCAAGGAGATGGAGGCGATCGCGGACCCCCTCGAGCGCGAGAAGTACTTCCAGACCAAGGTCGCCGAGCTCTACGCCAACGGCAAGGCGGTCTCGATCGCTTCGGTGCTCGAGATCGATGAGGTGATCGACCCCGCCGACACCAGGCATTGGATCATGGCCGGCCTGCGCTCGGTGCCGAAGGTAGAGCCGCGCACGCACCGCAAGCGGCCGTGTATCGATGCGTGGTGATGCTGCGTAGGGTGGGTTAGCGGATCGTGCATCAAACTCGGTGTCGTCCCGGCGCAGGCCGGGACCCATATGTGGACGGCCCCCGTGGCACAAGAGCTTTCTGGGATTGGTCGGATCGCTGTCATCCATATGTCCGGCCTGTTTGATGCGATCGTGTTGATCGCTGGGCCAAGATGGTTTCCGCGACGCGAGTGCCAAACAACCTGGCGACCTTGTGAAGGCCAATGGGTCCCGCGGCTTGTCTCGCGTTCTGGATCGATCGATCATTCCATCTGCTCTTGCAGCTCCGGTTCGTCCGGCGAGCGCTACGTCCGGCCGGCCGACCTGTTAGGTGACAGCGTTCATGCGTGCGGCATCATAGCTCTCGCCGGTCGCCATCAGCTTCCAGGCGATGCGGGCCACCTTGTTGGCGAGCGCCACGGCCGCAAGCTTCGGCGGCTTGCGCCTGAGCAACGCCACGAGCCAGCGCGAGGGGTGGCCGCGCCCGAGCCTTGCCTGCCGGATCACCGCGGTCGCCCCGGCCACGAGCAGGCGACGCAGGGTCTCGTCGCCAGCGCGGGTGATCTTGCCGAGCCTGGTTTTGCCGGCGGTGGAATGGTCCTTGGGCGTCAGGCCGAGCCAGGCCGCGAACAAGCGGCCGGAGCGGAAGGCGTGCGGGTCCGGCGTCTTCATCACAAGCGAGGTCGCGATGATCGGACCGACCGAGGGGATCTGGGCCAGACGACGGCTTGTGGCGTTGGCCTGGTGCCAGGCCAGCAGCCTGGCCTCGACCGCCTTCAGCTCACCCTGCAACTGCGCATAGTCACGGCCCTGCATGGCGAACAGCTCGCGCGCCATAGCGGGAACGCTCTCGTCCTGCGTGATCCGGGCCAACAGCGGCTCGATCTTGTCCAACCCCTTCGGCGCGATCAGGCCAAACTCCGCCGCGTAGCCGCGGATCGCATTGCTGAGCTGGGTACGGCGGCCGATCAGCCCATCGCGGACACCTGCAAGCATCAGCGCGGCCTGCTGTTCGGCGCTCTTCACCGGCACAAACCGCATCCGCGGTCGGCCCATCGCTTCGCACACCCCATCCGCATCTCGCCCGTCGTTCTTGTTCCGCAGCACATAAGGCTTCACCAACTGCGGCGCTATCAGCTTCACCTCATGGCCAAGCTTGCCAAGCTCGCGCCCCCAGTAATGAGCCGCCCCGCAGGCCTCCATCCCGATCACGGTCGGCGGAAGCTTGGCAAAAAACTCAAGCACCTGCTTGCGCGACAGCTTCTTGCGCAACACCGGCTGTTCCGCCGCGTCAACTCCATGCAGCACAAAAATATGCTTCGACGTATCCATCCCAATACGGATAATCTCTCTCACGGACGGTCTCCTTGTCTGAGATTTACAACAACCTCATTCTGGCACACTGATGCCGTAGGGGGCCGTCCACACCATCAACCACCGAGGCAAGCCATCGCGCGATGCTGGAACGACGAGTCCCTTTCACGACACAAGCCGCGGCGTATGGGTCCCGGCCTGCGCCGGGACGACGGTAGTGTGTGCGGCCACGTTCTCCTTCAATACGTGACCTACCCCAGCCTCAACTCCGCATACCCCTTCGCAGCCACCTCATCACACCTTGCGCGATATGCCGGCGCGCTGCCGCTGTAGCGGGCGACGATGCGGGTCTGCTTGCCTTCGACGTTGCGGTTGATGCCGGTCATCCAGGAATCGACCTCGTTGGACAAGAGCCCGACGCCGAGCGCCTTGACATGATCGGTCCAGTCGGCGGTGCCTTCGGGGGTGGCGTCGAGGAAGGTCAGGCCTTTCTCTTGTGCGAAGCGGAGCAGGCCGGTGACCCAGTCGACGCTGTATTCGATGCTGCGCGGGATGTTGCCGAGCGCGGTGTGCGGGCCCATCAGCATCATCATGTTGGGGAAGCCGTCGACCATCAGCCCGAGATAGGTTTCCGGGCCGTGCGTCCACTTCTCTTTCAGCCGTGCGCCGTGTGCGCCGCGGAGATCGATGTTGTCGAAGCTGCCGGTGATGGCATCGAAGCCGGTGGCGTATATGATGATGTCGAAGGCGTAGTCCTTGTCGCTGGTGCGGATACCCTCGGGCGTGATCCGCTCGATCGGCGTCTGCTTCAGATCGACAAGCTCGACATTGTCGCGGTTGTAGACCTCGTAATAGTAGGTCTCGAGCGGCAGCCGCCGCGTGCCGAAGCCGTGGTTCTTCGGGATCAGCATCTCGGCGACCCTGGGATCCGTGACACGC of the Bradyrhizobium quebecense genome contains:
- a CDS encoding IS110 family transposase — protein: MREIIRIGMDTSKHIFVLHGVDAAEQPVLRKKLSRKQVLEFFAKLPPTVIGMEACGAAHYWGRELGKLGHEVKLIAPQLVKPYVLRNKNDGRDADGVCEAMGRPRMRFVPVKSAEQQAALMLAGVRDGLIGRRTQLSNAIRGYAAEFGLIAPKGLDKIEPLLARITQDESVPAMARELFAMQGRDYAQLQGELKAVEARLLAWHQANATSRRLAQIPSVGPIIATSLVMKTPDPHAFRSGRLFAAWLGLTPKDHSTAGKTRLGKITRAGDETLRRLLVAGATAVIRQARLGRGHPSRWLVALLRRKPPKLAAVALANKVARIAWKLMATGESYDAARMNAVT